The following proteins are co-located in the Candida dubliniensis CD36 chromosome 3, complete sequence genome:
- a CDS encoding uncharacterized protein yhl029c homologue, putative (Similar to S. cerevisiae OCA5;~In S. cerevisiae: cytoplasmic protein required for replication of Brome mosaic virus in S. cerevisiae, which is a model system for studying replication of positive-strand RNA viruses in their natural hosts) codes for MFQSSKGSNSSSTSSSRSASISTATPNTVVEDEELLCDPKSELTPPAVTTPLRPVSKSNNTVEDDSKPSFTYDLDVFNLCKEYLNTRNHHGLALIARQKGIPPILRFKVWPILLKSHPFVISPFIQPDSELINESTSSRSNSSSSSTSTGSTTPISTSSGNIKDAAIIDGGASDNDNDGNNDNNDKDNNSNDTSSKEKEEDEQNNEIRQKIKRDLAKYIQRLKYSQSKYTVGETEHEILSILENAIMKFTLKWGKIIKYDSSLTWIALNLAEWFPPIPKTPWVLVGKEYSSSHQSLIVNFLDDYSNYIDNIPDLREYLERLIYHDERISTISFREVYERLVLVLLHCPQPMSRRKKSDNQGQSQRRNQSEAQKDQQSFKVNKTTLPKTGGTIEERVSYFIYCLRKLIPELSQYFHEEQILTKFGCLDDEWLIWWLKFCGTKVWSKYDRGRIWDFMLGWRLKNPKRDFNYYYEKLNYVNRNTLEKLGPDIFWSVGNEEDDISGDKNVDANANEINNSEKTSTGKLVKREGDIKRSSFKDLVNELSNELHISKRVSTDGVITSSSSSSSPTTTKLAPSSSTSSTITPNVSIPFSRVDPHVALIFISLSLLKSKENILVELDQHEIRQFLSRLPSKSYKYNQKRTTKPKRTSYTSNASSTSNSPMGQSPVDRDEDSIFPTNRIVISNDSKDQKHKVNFIDNIIQEAGELWRKWLWSEMVEDN; via the coding sequence tcaAGCTCAAGATCTGCAAGCATTTCTACAGCCACACCAAATACTGTAGTGGAGGATGAAGAATTGTTATGTGATCCTAAATCGGAATTGACACCACCAGCAGTTACAACCCCTTTGAGACCGGTGTCTAAATCTAATAATACCGTTGAAGATGATTCAAAGCCATCATTCACCTATGATTTGGACGTGTTCAATTTATGCAAAGAATACCTAAATACCAGGAATCATCATGGATTGGCATTGATTGCTAGACAAAAGGGTATCCCTCCGATATTGAGGTTCAAAGTGTGGCCAATATTGCTCAAGTCTCATCCGTTTGTTATCAGTCCCTTTATCCAGCCAGATAGTGAACTCATAAATGAATCCACCTCCAGCAGAagtaattcttcttcttcctctaCTTCCACAGGAAGTACGACTCCAATACTGACATCATCCGGTAACATAAAAGATGCAGCAATAATTGATGGTGGAGCTAGCGATAATGATAACGATGGCaataatgacaataatgataaagacaacaacagcaacgATACCAGCTCtaaagaaaaggaagaGGACGAACAGAATAATGAAATAAGACAAAAGATTAAGCGTGATCTCGCTAAATACATCCAAAGATTAAAGTATTCACAATCAAAATATACGGTTGGTGAAACAGAACACGAAATATTATCGATCTTAGAAAATGCAATTATGAAATTCACTTTAAAATGGGGGAAAATCATAAAATATGATCTGTCTTTAACTTGGATTGCGTTGAATTTAGCAGAGTGGTTCCCACCAATACCGAAGACTCCATGGGTTTTAGTCGGGAAAGAGTATTCAAGTAGTCATCAATCATtgattgtaaattttttggATGATTATTCCAATTACATTGATAATATACCTGATTTGAGAGAATATCTCGAACGACTCATTTACCATGATGAAAGAATATCAACCATTTCATTTAGAGAAGTATATGAAAGGTTGGTGTTGGTATTGTTGCATTGTCCACAACCTATGTCTCGAAGAAAAAAATCTGATAATCAAGGACAGAgtcaaagaagaaatcagTCAGAAGCACAAAAAGACCAACAGTCATTTAAAGTGAACAAAACCACATTGCCAAAAACAGGAGGTACTATCGAAGAAAGGGTTTCGTATTTTATCTACTGTCTTCGTAAATTGATACCTGAATTATCCCAATATTTCCACGAAGAACAGATTTTGACGAAATTTGGTTGTCTCGATGATGAGTGGTTAATTTGGTGGTTGAAGTTTTGTGGAACAAAAGTATGGTCAAAATATGATAGAGGCAGAATTTGGGATTTCATGTTGGGTTGgagattgaaaaatccGAAAAGagatttcaattattattatgaaaaaCTAAATTATGTCAATAGAAACACtttagaaaaattgggTCCAGACATTTTTTGGTCGGTTGGTAATGAAGAGGATGATATCAGTGGTGATAAGAATGTTGATGCCAACGCTAATGAGATAAATAATAGTGAGAAAACTAGTACAGGAAAACTAGTGAAACGAGAAGGAGATATAAAGAGAAGTTCATTTAAAGATTTGGTCAATGAATTGAGTAATGAGTTGCACATCTCGAAGAGGGTGTCTACCGACGGAGTGATaacatcttcttcttcttcttcttccccaacaacaacaaaattggCACCTTCATCGTCTACATCATCCACAATCACGCCTAATGTTTCAATTCCATTCTCGAGAGTTGATCCTCATGTTGCATTGATTTTCATTTCGCTATCgttattaaaatcaaaagaaaatatattgGTTGAACTTGATCAACATGAAATTAGACAATTTTTGTCTCGATTACCTTCCAAATCATACAAGTATAATCAGAAAAGAACTACTAAGCCAAAGAGAACAAGCTATACATCGAATGCGTCATCAACTTCTAATTCGCCGATGGGACAACTGCCTGTGGATCGTGATGAAGACTCAATTTTCCCAACAAATCGAATTGTTATATCGAATGATTCCAAAGATCAGAAACATAAAgttaattttattgataatattattcAGGAAGCTGGTGAATTATGGAGAAAATGGCTTTGGCTGGAAATGGTTGAGGATAATTAG
- a CDS encoding RNA-binding protein, putative (Similar to S. cerevisiae NOP13;~In S. cerevisiae: protein of unknown function, localizes to the nucleolus and nucleoplasm; contains an RNA recognition motif (RRM) and has similarity to Nop12p, which is required for processing of pre-18S rRNA) encodes MSDTEQPHIDSKELKKEKKSKSKSKSKITDSDEIEIDLNAQIPLSKKQQRQLKKGKLDLEKLAKKNPPPKPETSTDDNTNSEDASGLSSVPITSKKSPFGIWVGNLSFDTTKEDLIRFIVGKTTTSDPKITEDDITRVNIPKKGNQIKGFAYVDVPSSSHVETIVGLSESILNGRKLLIKDANSFEGRPEQSKSDTAHNGGINSSNPPSRILFVGNLSFDTTEDLLEEHFKHCGEIVKIRMATFQDTGKCKGFAFIDFKDEEGATTALKSKLTKMLINRKLRMEYGEDRSKRRPKRINEFGDHHSNNNESYRENNSTTTGNGKPEFETSNRGFDGNDTYRETPNKKRQYRERNDGYNKNNNSNKRMKSSVALATAQRASVAIVPSAGKKIKFD; translated from the coding sequence ATGTCAGATACTGAACAACCGCACATCGACTCTAAAGAGttgaaaaaggaaaaaaagaGTAAATCCAAGCTGAAGTCGAAAATAACTGATTCCGATGAAATAGAAATCGATTTAAATGCTCAAATCCCTCTTTCTAAAAAGCAACAAcgtcaattgaaaaaaggtAAATTGGATTTAGAAAAACTAGCTAAAAAGAACCCACCACCAAAACCTGAAACTAGTACAGATGATAATACAAACTCAGAAGATGCTTCTGGTTTGAGCCTGGTCCCAATAACATCAAAGAAATCGCCATTTGGTATTTGGGTTGGGAACTTATCATTTGATACCACAAAGGAAGATTTGATTCggtttattgttggtaAAACAACTACTCTGGACCCCAAAATAACTGAAGATGATATAACTCGAGTTAATATTCCCAAAAAGGGtaatcaaatcaaaggATTTGCTTATGTTGATGTACCTTCTTCGTCCCATGTTGAAACTATTGTTGGTCTTTCagaatcaattttgaatgggaggaaattattaatcaaagaTGCTAATTCTTTTGAAGGTCGTCCTGAACAATCTAAATCTGATACAGCACATAATGGTGGGATTAATAGTTCAAACCCACCAAGTCgaattttatttgttggtaatttatcatttgataCAACTGAAGATTTATTGGAAGAACATTTCAAACATTGTGGAGAAATAGTGAAAATTAGAATGGCCACTTTCCAAGACACCGGAAAATGTAAAGGCTTTgcttttattgattttaaagatgaagaaggGGCAACAACAGCATTGAAATCGAAATTAACGAAAATGTTAATCAATAGAAAATTACGAATGGAATATGGAGAAGATAGATCGAAAAGAAGGCCAAAAAGAATCAACGAATTTGGCGATCAtcatagtaataataatgaaagcTATAGAGAGAATAATAGTACTACCACCGGTAATGGTAAACCTGAATTTGAGACTCTGAATAGAGGATTTGATGGTAATGACACTTATCGTGAAACACCCAACAAAAAGAGACAATATCGTGAAAGAAATGATGGGTataataagaataacaattcaaataaaCGTATGAAATCATCTGTTGCCTTAGCCACGGCACAAAGAGCCAGTGTTGCAATTGTTCCGTCGGCTGGTAAAAAGATTAAGTTTGATTAG
- a CDS encoding intracellular protein transport protein, putative (Similar to S. cerevisiae USO1;~In S. cerevisiae: essential protein involved in intracellular protein transport, coiled-coil protein necessary for transport from ER to Golgi; required for assembly of the ER-to-Golgi SNARE complex), protein MSETKEATKPTKNGSQGILKKLASGNTWVSPFRSQASDEDPKAKKKINLYKQFKESNKLEHIKVPVKYSYHPTLEAEAKKKKAAEAEAKKAKETPAAATTIEAKDGDVEDETKAEEAEEKLDTDAKEPLIEDETNEEAKVDTDAKEPLVEDEAQPETANEAEENEEELEDKAEEKLITDEPADEETEVAEPKETSAVSENKEEVAEPEIEDGEALKGDDNIEKQVKETPIELVDQPSQFKYEPVELPNKETLDKLQDKPVLLRHYQELNAIGVGSIANRIEDPNKVIELGSGLRMTQQQLLDIAAKRVAPVITNINDEVSKTRQEDEIKRQQSLDNKVKKHEGKLQSDFEKYLGKIGKKKDKFNKEIEDKLTNFDTMIKKSNNTAIEFEKTTKGEIETANKEYEERETKAVEQHATDKETIEKNHEELLATKKQELEDAKTGQETATQEIEELKDKKTELDDKNSELADKIEQLTAQLNTELAKLDDLKANHKEHQDSIDANLSKKQELDANLTTIRKDLSDKKEKHKGLSAEVGVLTGAATAYAARLTSLHTDKEDRAKRLAEAKEKHASWLQEKRELAEQTAREHERKRLEATHDYETQKHLEELERQKQKEERERKEKEEAEERERQAKIEAEERERKEKEEAEEKARIEKEQAEKEAKEKELKEQQEKEEAEKRKNDVEFQVSQAILSRENDQKKFEEERTESERVYNERKAKEKEETDRLLKEIEDLKAEKEKAAELEREEAEKVAQAKLAQIEKLKQEHEAKTKLFNDKLEFENLQKQRLEEEVANLKKIRELREEKARLASEQYKDPELERVKKLIQERELEVDRLTKVIEFEKPEQTSSEGSHFLGISNDSKSGAIPAIKSKDVVVDNNGSSHSKNVNTGNQTRTENVNADKKKDHHYGGAALGIAGGILAATGAGAVAAGSAGKNAVSGITSGVSNTVPSGNKDVQLPSSGTQDTTTTTISAPDQSQSSSPVATITEPSASAPSIPTSSNTSTISSKKNAASVTPTPIEAQRTNSLSDKFKGWGRKLSKKDKSIDAKSAAETADNTGVVAKDDNKPVGGITALDAEKNTVVARDTKPIGGVNANDIEEKPTVGVFVSKNISSSKTSTGADNESFEIQSVYEVVSDNEFEANKHNPNYFEVSPEEFNKHKNLENKVVLIEKITE, encoded by the coding sequence ATGTCCGAAACAAAAGAAGCAACCAAACCAACCAAGAATGGGTCCCAAGGCatattgaagaagttgGCTAGTGGAAATACTTGGGTATCTCCATTCAGATCACAAGCTTCTGATGAGGATCCTAAAGCtaagaagaaaatcaatttgtaCAAGCAATTCAAAGAATCAAACAAGCTTGAACATATTAAGGTTCCCGTTAAATATTCTTACCATCCAACTTTAGAAGCCGAGgccaagaagaagaaggcAGCTGAGGCTGAAGCCAAAAAGGCCAAAGAAACACCAGCAGCAGCTACAACCATTGAAGCGAAAGATGGCGATGTAGAAGATGAAACAAAGGCCGAAGAAGCTGAAGAAAAACTTGACACTGATGCTAAGGAGCCATTGATTGAAGATGAGACAAATGAAGAAGCGAAAGTTGACACCGATGCCAAGGAACCATTGGTTGAAGACGAAGCCCAACCAGAAACAGCCAATGAAGCCGAggaaaatgaagaagaacttGAAGATAAGGCTGAAGAAAAGCTTATCACCGATGAACCAGCGGACGAAGAAACAGAAGTTGCTGAACCCAAAGAAACTTCAGCCGTGTCCgaaaacaaagaagaagttgcTGAACCAGAGATTGAAGATGGAGAAGCACTCAAAGGCGACGATAACATTGAGAAACAAGTCAAAGAAACCCCAATTGAACTTGTTGATCAACCATCTCAATTCAAGTATGAACCAGTTGAATTGCCAAATAAGGAAACTTTGGATAAATTACAAGACAAGCCTGTATTGTTGAGACACtatcaagaattgaatgCTATTGGAGTTGGTTCAATTGCCAACAGAATCGAGGATCCAAACAAGGTTATTGAATTGGGTTCCGGATTGAGAATGACTCAGCAACAATTGTTGGACATTGCTGCTAAAAGAGTTGCACCAGTGATTACTAATATCAATGACGAAGTTTCCAAAACAAGAcaagaagatgaaattaaaagacAACAAAGTTTGGACAACAAGGTGAAGAAGCATGAAGGTAAATTGCAAtctgattttgaaaagtaTCTTGGTAAAATTGGTAAGAAAAAGgacaaattcaataaagaGATTGAAGATAAGTTGACTAACTTCGACACCATGattaaaaaatcaaacaacaCTGCTATTGAATTCGAGAAAACAACTAAAggtgaaattgaaactgCCAATAAGGAGTATGAAGAACGTGAAACAAAAGCAGTTGAACAACATGCTACTGACAAGGAAACTATTGAGAAAAACCACGAAGAGTTGTTAGCTACGAAAAAGCAAGAATTGGAAGATGCTAAGACTGGTCAAGAAACTGCCACccaagaaattgaagaattgaaggACAAGAAAACTGAATTAGATGACAAGAATTCCGAATTGGCTGATAAAATTGAGCAATTGACTGCCCAATTGAATACCGAGCTTGCCAAATTGGATGATTTGAAAGCTAATCACAAGGAACACCAAGATTCTATTGATGCTAACTTGTCCAAGAAGCAAGAATTGGATGCTAACTTGACGACCATTCGTAAAGATCTTTCTGATAAAAAGGAGAAACACAAAGGCTTACTGGCAGAAGTTGGTGTTTTGACTGGCGCTGCTACTGCCTATGCGGCTAGATTAACTAGCTTGCACACCGACAAAGAAGACAGAGCCAAGAGACTTGCTGAAGCTAAAGAGAAACACGCTTCTTGGTTACAAGAGAAGCGAGAATTGGCAGAACAAACTGCAAGAGAACATGAACGTAAGAGATTAGAAGCAACTCATGATTACGAGACTCAAAAACACcttgaagaattagaaaGACAAAAACAGAAGGAAGAACgtgaaagaaaagagaaagaagaagctgaagaaagagaaagacAGGCCAAGATTGAAGCTGAAGAACGtgaaagaaaggaaaaagagGAAGCCGAAGAGAAGgcaagaattgaaaaagaacaagCTGAAAAAGAggccaaagaaaaagaattgaaagagCAACAAGAGAAAGAAGAGGCCGAGAAGAGAAAGAATGATGTTGAGTTCCAAGTCTCTCAAGCAATCTTGTCAAGAGAAAATGACCAAAAGAAGTTTGAAGAGGAGAGGACTGAAAGTGAGCGCGTTTACAATGAACGTAAAGCCaaagaaaaggaagaaaCCGATAGATTgttgaaagaaattgaagatttgaaagctgaaaaggaaaaagcTGCTGAGTTAGAAAGAGAAGAAGCAGAAAAAGTTGCACAAGCTAAATTGgcacaaattgaaaaattgaaacaagaaCACGAAGCTAAAACCAAATTGTTCAACGATAAATTGGAGTTTGAAAACTTGCAAAAGCAAAgattagaagaagaagttgccaatttgaaaaagattaGGGAATTGAGAGAAGAAAAGGCAAGATTGGCAAGCGAACAGTACAAAGACCCTGAATTAGAAAGAgtcaagaaattgattcaagAAAGGGAATTGGAAGTGGACAGATTGACCAAAGTGATTGAGTTTGAAAAACCAGAACAGACGTCATCTGAAGGCAGTCATTTTTTAGGAATTAGCAATGATAGTAAATCTGGAGCTATTCCCGCTATAAAATCCAaggatgttgttgttgacaaTAATGGAAGTTCTCATTCAAAGAATGTAAACACTGGTAACCAAACTAGAACGGAAAATGTAAATGCCGATAAGAAGAAAGACCATCATTATGGAGGAGCAGCTTTAGGAATTGCTGGAGGAATTTTAGCAGCTACTGGCGCTGGAGCAGTGGCAGCTGGTAGTGCTGGAAAGAATGCTGTTTCAGGTATTACTAGTGGTGTTTCGAATACTGTTCCATCTGGTAATAAAGATGTTCAATTACCAAGTAGCGGTACACAAGatactaccactactactatttcTGCACCAGATCAAAGTCAATCTCTGTCCCCTGTTGCAACTATCACTGAACCAAGTGCTTCCGCCCCAAGTATTCCTACTTCAAGCAACACTAGTACGATTTCTTCCAAGAAAAATGCTGCTAGTGTCACACCCACTCCAATTGAAGCACAACGAACCAATAGTCTTAGTGACAAGTTTAAAGGTTGGGGAAGAAAGTTAAGCAAGAAGGATAAATCCATAGATGCTAAGTCGGCAGCAGAAACAGCTGACAATACGGGTGTTGTAGCTAAAGATGACAATAAACCAGTTGGTGGAATCACAGCTTTGGATGCAGAGAAAAACACTGTTGTTGCCAGAGACACCAAACCAATTGGTGGTGTCAATGCCAATGATATCGAAGAAAAACCTACTGTTGGTGTTTTTGTTTCCAAGAATATTTCCAGTAGCAAAACTTCTACTGGTGCTGATAATGAATcttttgaaattcaatCTGTTTATGAAGTTGTTTCagataatgaatttgaagcAAACAAACACAATCCTAATTATTTTGAAGTTAGTCCAGAAGAGTTTAACAAACATAAGAATTTGGAAAATAAGGTAGTCCTTATAGAAAAAATCACCGAATAG